In Camelina sativa cultivar DH55 chromosome 16, Cs, whole genome shotgun sequence, a single window of DNA contains:
- the LOC104753024 gene encoding probable serine/threonine-protein kinase At5g41260: MGCEVSKLCAFCCVSEPEGSNHGVTGLDEDRRGEGNDLPQFREFSIETLRNATSGFAAENIVSEHGEKAPNVVYKGKLDNQRRIAVKRFNRKAWPDSRQFLEEARAVGQLRNYRMANLLGCCYEGEERLLVAEFMPNETLAKHLFHWESQPMKWAMRLRVALHIAQALEYCTGKGRALYHDLNAYRVLFDDDSNPRLSCFGLMKNSRDGKSYSTNLAFTPPEYLRTGRVTPESVMYSYGTLLLDLLSGKHIPPSHALDLIRDRNIQMLIDSCLEGQFSSDDGTELIRLASRCLQYEPRERPNPKSLVTAMIPLQRDLETPSHELMGIPSSASTTPLSPLGEACLRTDLTAIHEILEKLSYKDDEGAATELSFQMWTNQMQDSLNYKKKGDVAFRHKDFVNTIDCYTQFIEGGTMVSPTVYARRSLCYLMNEMPQEALNDAMQAQVISPAWHIASYLQSVALSALGQENEAHAALKDGTMLESKRNTL, from the exons ATGGGTTGTGAGGTTTCCAAGTTATGTGCATTTTGTTGTGTATCAGAACCTGAAGGATCTAATCATGGAGTCACAGGGTTGG ATGAGGATAGGAGAGGTGAAGGGAATGATTTGCCTCAGTTTCGTGAATTCTCAATTGAGACGTTAAGGAACGCTACATCAGGATTTGCTGCAGAGAATATAGTTTCAGAGCATGGTGAAAAAGCTCCAAATGTTGTGTATAAAGGGAAATTGGATAATCAAAGACGTATTGCTGTTAAACGGTTTAATAGGAAAGCTTGGCCTGATTCTCGTCAGTTTCTG GAGGAAGCTAGAGCTGTTGGTCAGTTAAGGAACTATAGAATGGCAAATCTTCTTGGATGTTGTTATGAAGGTGAAGAGAGACTTCTTGTTGCTGAGTTTATGCCTAACGAAACTTTGGCCAAGCATCTTTTCCATT gGGAGTCACAACCGATGAAGTGGGCGATGCGACTAAGAGTAGCTTTACATATTGCTCAAGCTTTAGAATATTGTACTGGCAAAGGACGTGCGCTCTACCACGACTTGAATGCTTACAGAGTTCTCTTTGATGAT GACTCAAATCCAAGACTTTCGTGCTTTGGTCTGATGAAAAATAGTAGAGACGGGAAGAGTTACAGTACCAATCTGGCTTTCACTCCTCCCGAGTATCTCAGAACAG GTCGGGTAACACCAGAAAGTGTGATGTACAGTTATGGAACTCTGTTGCTTGATCTTCTTAGTGGAAAACACATTCCTCCAAGCCAT GCGCTGGACCTCATAAGGGACAGGAACATTCAAATGTTGATCGATTCATGCCTGGAGGGTCAATTTTCGAGTGACGACGGGACTGAACTAATACGGTTAGCTTCTAGATGCTTGCAGTATGAGCCCCGAGAGCGTCCTAACCCGAAGTCTCTAGTTACTGCAATGATCCCACTACAGAGGGATCTTGAG ACTCCTTCTCATGAACTGATGGGCATACCAAGCAGCGCCTCAACCACACCCCTTTCACCACTTGGAGAAGCGTGCCTAAGAACAGATCTAACTGCCATACATGAGATTCTTGAAAAGCTTAGCTATAAAGATGATGAGGGTGCAGCCACAGAG CTTTCGTTCCAGATGTGGACCAATCAGATGCAAGACTCGCTGAACTACAAGAAAAAGGGTGATGTTGCTTTCCGACATAAAGACTTTGTAAATACCATTGACTGTTATACCCAG TTCATTGAGGGCGGGACAATGGTTTCCCCTACTGTATATGCAAGAAGAAGTCTGTGTTACCTAATGAATGAGATGCCGCAAGAGGCGCTGAATGATGCAATGCAAGCCCAAGTGATATCTCCTGCTTGGCATATCGCATCGTATCTTCAATCTGTAGCCCTGTCAGCTCTAGGACAAGAGAACGAAGCACATGCTGCTCTTAAAGACGGAACAATGCTCGAAAGCAAAAGAAACACACTATGA